TTGTATTTTCAGTGTTGTTCCCTCAGCCTGAATGTGAAAAATCTGGCGGTTGCAGCTGCCAGTCTGGCCCTGGGCGGAACCTGTCCGCTGACAGGCAAAACCCTGCTGCAAACGCGCACCCTGCGCAATTGTCTGACAGTCATGGCCACCTGTGGCATGTACAATTTTTCGGGTGAATTTGCCTTTCGCATTGGCTTGCCAGCCAAAAGCGGCGTTTCAGGGGCTTTAATGGTTGTGATACCGGGCGTGATGGGGCTGGCGATTTGGTCGCCCCCGCTCGACAGCACAGGCAATACGGTTCGGGGCGTGGCTTTCTGTCGAGAATTGGTGGAGCGCATTCCCCTGCATGTCTATGAACGGCATGAAGCATTGCCTTGAGTATTTAATCCTTTAGAAAACAAAACAGCCGGTGGAACAAAACCACCGGCTGTTGCTTTTAAACCCGCAGGTACTCAGCCTTAAGGGAGATTGAAATAGTAACGGGTGCCGTGGGCTTCAATCGCCTGGCTCAACTTTTTCAGAGCTTCAATATACGCCGCAGTACGCATATCGCATTTGTGCTCAACCATGGTTTCCCAGACACTGATCGTGGCTTTTTCCATGATCTTTTGCAGTTTTTCCTGGACTTCATCAATTTCCCAATAGAAACCTGTCTGGTTTTGAACCCATTCAAAATAGCTGACGGTCACCCCGCCCGCGTTGGCGAGAATATCGGGAATAACCAGCACGCCGCGCTCATGCAAAATGGCATCAGCATCGGCCGTGGTCGGGCCATTGGCCAGTTCCAAAATAATCTTGGCCTTGATTTCATGGGCATTGCGCGAGGTGATTTGGTTCTCCAAAGCTGCAGGAACCAAAACATCAACGGGCAATTTCAGCAAGTCTTCATTGCCAATGGTCTGAGACGTGCCTTTGGTCGGCGCACCAGCCAAAACGTCTTTGTGTTCCTGTTCCCACTGTTTCAAGCTGTAAGGATCAATGCCATCGGGGTCATAAATGCCCCCTTCAGAATTGCTGACGGCAATGATCTGATAGCCTGCATCATAGAGCAGACGGGCACAGTGATAACCTACATTCCCGAAACCCTGTACAGCGACTTTGGTTTGGTGGGGGTGAATTTGAAGGTGCTCTTCAAGCCGACGCAAAACATTCATGCCACCACGGCCTGTTGCATCTGTACGCCCGACAGAACCCCCCAAGCTGAGCGGTTTACCCGTGATCACGCCAGGGAATTTACCGCGTTTAATCCGGTTATACTGATCGCTCATCCAGCCCATGATAATTTCATTGGTATACATATCGGGCGCGGGGATATCGACCTCGGGGCCAATCATATCAGAAATCATCTCAATATACGTACGGCTTAAGCGCTCCAACTCAGTCTTGGTGAGTTCTTTGGTATCTACGCAAACGCCCCCTTTGGCTCCTCCATAGGGAATGCCTACCACCGCGCATTTGAAAGTCATCCAGAAAGCCAAAGCCATGACCTCATCGAGGGTCACGTTCTGGTGAAAACGAATCCCCCCCTTGGAAGGCCCACGGGAATCATCATAGCGTACGCGAAAGCCCTTAAAGGCCCGACGGGAACCATTGTCCATACGGATCACAACAGAAACCGCCAATGAAGATTTGGGATATTTGAGTTGTTCTTCCACATCGGGAGAAATTGGGAAAAATTGAATCGCTTTGTTTAAGCGACGGCGGGCGTCACGAAAAAGACGGCCTTGTTCTTCTGAGGAATCAGCGGAGTTTTCCACCTGTTCACCATCTGTTGTCATCAGTTCCATACCTGAGCTCCTTAATGAAATCGGCATTTGAAATCGCCAGAAGGCATGACATGTTAAAATACAGAGTCACTGGCTGAATCAGCCAGCGGTGCAGCAAATTAAAACGCGCACCACTTCATTATAATGATCACAAGCCCAATTTGCTTGTGGAATATGAACAAGATAAGAAAAATTTCTCCAGGAAAGGGAATCACGAGGCATGGCCGGACACTCCAAATGGGCCCAGATCAAACGCAAGAAAGCAAAGAATGACGATGCCCGCGGCAAGGAGTTCACCAAAATGGCGCGTGAAATCATGGTCGCTGTACGCGAAGGGCGCAGCGGGGATATCAACGGCAATTTCCGC
The window above is part of the bacterium (Candidatus Blackallbacteria) CG13_big_fil_rev_8_21_14_2_50_49_14 genome. Proteins encoded here:
- a CDS encoding glutamate dehydrogenase; the encoded protein is MTTDGEQVENSADSSEEQGRLFRDARRRLNKAIQFFPISPDVEEQLKYPKSSLAVSVVIRMDNGSRRAFKGFRVRYDDSRGPSKGGIRFHQNVTLDEVMALAFWMTFKCAVVGIPYGGAKGGVCVDTKELTKTELERLSRTYIEMISDMIGPEVDIPAPDMYTNEIIMGWMSDQYNRIKRGKFPGVITGKPLSLGGSVGRTDATGRGGMNVLRRLEEHLQIHPHQTKVAVQGFGNVGYHCARLLYDAGYQIIAVSNSEGGIYDPDGIDPYSLKQWEQEHKDVLAGAPTKGTSQTIGNEDLLKLPVDVLVPAALENQITSRNAHEIKAKIILELANGPTTADADAILHERGVLVIPDILANAGGVTVSYFEWVQNQTGFYWEIDEVQEKLQKIMEKATISVWETMVEHKCDMRTAAYIEALKKLSQAIEAHGTRYYFNLP